From the Rhodanobacter soli genome, one window contains:
- a CDS encoding peroxiredoxin, with the protein MSIQPGDTIPDTTIQVIDGDIRPAQSAALFAGRKALLFGVPGAFTPTCSNKHLPGYSAHFAEFQQRGISVMCLAVNDGYVMQAWAASQKVPAGLLMLADGNASFTRALGLELDGTAFGMGLRTRRFALYAEDGVVRLLQVEAPGELRLSSAEAMLAAIAH; encoded by the coding sequence ATGAGCATCCAGCCCGGCGACACGATTCCCGATACCACCATCCAGGTCATCGACGGCGACATCCGCCCAGCCCAGTCCGCCGCCTTGTTCGCCGGACGAAAAGCGCTGCTGTTCGGCGTACCTGGCGCATTCACCCCGACCTGCTCGAACAAGCACCTGCCCGGCTATTCGGCGCACTTCGCCGAGTTCCAGCAACGCGGCATCAGCGTGATGTGCCTGGCGGTCAACGACGGTTACGTGATGCAGGCCTGGGCTGCTTCGCAGAAGGTCCCCGCAGGCCTGCTGATGCTGGCCGACGGCAACGCGAGCTTCACCCGCGCGCTGGGACTGGAGCTGGACGGCACCGCCTTCGGCATGGGCCTGCGCACGCGCCGCTTTGCGCTGTACGCGGAAGACGGCGTGGTGCGCCTGCTGCAGGTCGAGGCACCCGGCGAGCTGCGCCTTTCCAGTGCCGAGGCGATGCTGGCGGCCATCGCCCACTGA